The following DNA comes from Deltaproteobacteria bacterium.
CGCCGGCTTCCGGGAGTTCCTCGATGCGGCGGGAGGTGCCGTTGGCGAGCAGCACCGGCGTTCCGGCTGCGATGCACGTCGTGCAGCCGTAGCCGACCAGGTGGAAGCCGAGACGCTCCAGGTCGGCCATGAGCTTCGTGTCGGCGAGGTAGCGCGTCACCACCTTCGAGCCGGGCGCGAGGCTGGTCTTCACCCAGGGCCGCACCCGGAGCCCGCGCGCCACTGCCTTGCGCGCCAGCAGGCCGGCGGCGAGCATCACCGAGGGGTTCGAGGTGTTGGTGCAGCTCGTGATCGCGGCGATCACGACCGCGCCGTGCCCGAGCTGGCCGCGCGCGCCGCCCATCTCGATCGGCACCGTCCTGGCGAGGTCGCCGAGCGTCTTCGGGGCGGGCGGCGCGGTCGCAATCGGCTGCCCGCCCTCGGCGAGCCAGCGCTCGACCTCCTTCTTGTCGAGCCCGTCGACCTCCTTCTTCAAGAACTCGGCGAGCGCCTTCCGCCAGGCGCCGCGCGCGCCGCGCAGCGGCACCCGGTCCTGCGGCCGCCGCGGCCCCGCGAGGCTCGGCTCGACGGTGCCGAGATCGAGCTCGAGCCGGTCGCTGAAGACGGGGTCCGGTGTGTCGGCGGTCCGGAAGAGCCCCTGGGCGCGCGCGTAGGCCTCGACCAGCGCGACCAGCGTCGGGTCGCGGCCGCTGAGCCGCAGGTAGACGAGCGTCTCCGCGTCGATCGGGAAGAAGCCGATCGTCGCGCCGTACTCGGGCGCCATGTTGCCGATGGTGGCGCGGTCGGCGAGCGCGAGGCCCGCCACCCCGGGGCCGTAGAACTCGACGAACTTGCCGACCACGCCCTTCTTCCGCAGCATCTCGGTCACGGTGAGGACGACGTCGGTCGCGGTGGCGCCCGGCGCGAGCCGGCCCGCGAGGCGGAAGCCCACCACCTCCGGGACGAGCATGACGGTCGGCTGCCCGAGCATCGCCGCCTCGGCCTCGATGCCGCCCACGCCCCAGCCGACCACGCCGAGCCCGTTGATCATGGTGGTGTGCGAGTCGGTGCCGAGGACGGTGTCGGGGTAGGCGATCTGGAGCCCGTTCTCCGGGCGGTGGAAGACGACCGGCGCCAGGTACTCGAGGTTCACCTGGTGCACGATGCCGGTGTCGGGCGGAACAACTCGGAAGTTTCCAAATGCTTGCTGGCCCCAGCGCAGGAAGGCATAGCGCTCGCGGTTCCGCTCGAACTCGATCTCCGTGTTCCGCCTGAGCGCGTCCGGCGTGCCGAAGACGTCCACCTGCACCGAGTGGTCGATCACCAGGTCGGCGGGCTGGAGCGGGTTGATGCGCGCGGGATCGCCCCCCATGGCGCGCATCGCGTCGCGCATGGCGGCGAGATCGACGACCGCGGGCACGCCGGTGAAGTCCTGGAGCAGCACGCGCGCCGGCATGAAGGGGATCTCGCGCTCCGAAGGGCGGGCCGGCTCCCACGCGAGGAGCGCCTCGATGTGCTCGCGCGTCACCCGCCGGCCGTCCTCGCCGCGCAGCAGGTTCTCGAGCAGGATCTTGAGCGAGAAGGGCAGCCGCGCCGCGCGTGCACCGAGCGCCTCGAGACGATGGATCAGGAACTTCGTGCCGCCGACCTCGAGGACGCTTCGGGTCTGATAGCTGTCTCCGGTGCTCGCCATGCGGGCACGATATACGGCTGCGGAGCGCCCTTCCACGGGGGCGCGGCACTCCCGCAGCCGAAAGTGCGGCGTTTACCTCGAGCGCCGGTTGACGCTAGAAGGAGCCTCCGCCTCGCTCGCCGGAGGACCGATGAACCCGCACCCTTCGCTCCTCGCCCTGGCGCTCGGGCTCGCGAGCGCCGCCCTCGCGACCGACCACCCGATCGCCGGCGGCT
Coding sequences within:
- the acnA gene encoding aconitate hydratase AcnA, which translates into the protein MASTGDSYQTRSVLEVGGTKFLIHRLEALGARAARLPFSLKILLENLLRGEDGRRVTREHIEALLAWEPARPSEREIPFMPARVLLQDFTGVPAVVDLAAMRDAMRAMGGDPARINPLQPADLVIDHSVQVDVFGTPDALRRNTEIEFERNRERYAFLRWGQQAFGNFRVVPPDTGIVHQVNLEYLAPVVFHRPENGLQIAYPDTVLGTDSHTTMINGLGVVGWGVGGIEAEAAMLGQPTVMLVPEVVGFRLAGRLAPGATATDVVLTVTEMLRKKGVVGKFVEFYGPGVAGLALADRATIGNMAPEYGATIGFFPIDAETLVYLRLSGRDPTLVALVEAYARAQGLFRTADTPDPVFSDRLELDLGTVEPSLAGPRRPQDRVPLRGARGAWRKALAEFLKKEVDGLDKKEVERWLAEGGQPIATAPPAPKTLGDLARTVPIEMGGARGQLGHGAVVIAAITSCTNTSNPSVMLAAGLLARKAVARGLRVRPWVKTSLAPGSKVVTRYLADTKLMADLERLGFHLVGYGCTTCIAAGTPVLLANGTSRRIEELPEAG